A region from the Desulfomarina profundi genome encodes:
- a CDS encoding TRAP transporter small permease subunit, protein MKLWKKIEKPIDFISDAFGKIGWLIILYCMFLGVTDVFLRYVLNAPSLWISTTVQFAMVLLACVGGVYALNDDAFVKLDLFYANFSAKKKAVCDVITVVYTFLFISVLIWKGISAAKMSLMMHQVTPTSVPIPIYPLKIFIPIAAVVFLLVVIKKLVNDLITIFSSQQTDL, encoded by the coding sequence ATGAAATTGTGGAAAAAAATAGAAAAGCCCATTGATTTTATATCAGATGCTTTTGGAAAAATCGGCTGGCTAATTATCCTCTACTGTATGTTTCTGGGAGTCACGGATGTATTCTTACGGTATGTCCTCAATGCACCTTCGCTCTGGATTTCTACAACAGTGCAGTTTGCCATGGTCCTTCTGGCATGCGTTGGTGGCGTATATGCATTAAATGATGATGCCTTTGTAAAACTTGACTTGTTTTATGCCAATTTTTCAGCGAAAAAAAAGGCAGTTTGCGATGTTATCACTGTGGTATATACCTTCCTGTTCATATCGGTACTGATATGGAAAGGTATCTCTGCGGCAAAAATGTCCCTGATGATGCACCAGGTAACACCAACAAGTGTTCCGATTCCCATTTATCCTCTGAAAATTTTTATCCCCATAGCTGCTGTTGTCTTTTTGCTGGTGGTCATTAAAAAACTCGTCAATGACCTGATAACCATATTTTCAAGCCAACAGACAGATTTATAG